In Candidatus Paceibacterota bacterium, the DNA window ACACTCGCCCAATTTTGATGCTTGTCGATAGACCTGAGGAGCAAATGACTTTGTACAAAGAAATTGTTTTTAAGCGCATTACTGTGCGTGAGGCAGAAAGCATTGCCAGAAAAATTGCTCACGACCGTGTTCGTAAAAAGGAAATTATATTTGACCCAGAGGCTCTTGAACTTGAGGGAAAAATTGCCGAAGCGCTTGGAACACGTGTCTCCCTTGAGAAGAGAGAGGTTGGGGGCAAGCTAGTAATCGATTTTTATTCAAACGACGATTTGAGAGCTATTTTCCAGCTCCTAAACGCAAACAAAGAAGACCGCCGAGAATTGCTCGAACAGTTTATTGAAGGGCGTGAATTGGAAAATACTGTTAACGAAGCAGAAATCGGAGTGGATGCTCTCCTAGACGACCGTTCAAAAGACGAGATACAAGAACAGCAAGAAGACGATTTGTATTACGTTCGCAACTTCTCTCTCTAGTTAGGTTTACTTGTTTCCTTTTAGGAATTTAGCAAATTGATCAGCCAATCCTTCCTGTGCGTGAGATTTGATTTGTTTGCGAGCAAAAGCGGTTTTGGTAAACTCAAGCCACTTTGCAGACGGTTTGCTTCCTTCTTTTGTTGATATTTCTACGATATCGGCGTTCTTAAGTTTTGTGTTAAGTGCTACCAATTTTCCGTTGACCTTTGCGCCAGAAACATGGTTTCCAACATCAGAATGGATAGCATACGCAAAATCAATTGGCGACGATTCTTCTGGAAGTTCAATAACATCACCTTGTGGAGTAAACACGAAAACTCGGTTTTTGAAAAAATCCATTTTTAAGTGCTCCAAAAATTCTCCGCTTTTAGAAACATTTTTTTGCCATTCGGTTATTTCTTGAATCCACTCAAGTTTTTTATTTACGTTTTCCTCTTTTGGCTTACTTTTCTTTTTGCCAACTTCTTTATATCCCAAATGTGAGGCGATACCGAACTCTGCTTCCTCGTGCATTTCTTTTGTTCGTATTTGTATTTCAATTATTCCGCCGTCGCCAGAAAAAACAGTAGTGTGAATGCTTTGATAGCCGTTTGGTTTTGGAAGAGCGATATAATCTTTAATTCTTCCGGGGAGCGGACGCCATTTTTTGTGGATAATTCCAAGTACTCGATAACAATCTTCGATCGACGGAACAATAATACGCAAGGCGACAAGATCGTATATTTTATCCATATCCATATCATGACGCTTCAACTTTAAGTACAAGCTCCAGAGATGTTTTATGCGGGAGTCAGTTTTAAAACTTTTTACCCCATTTTCAGCAAGCTCTTTTCGAAGGGAACGTTTTATTTTTTCAGCTTCCAGTTCACCTGCAGTTTCCCTCTCTTTTAGAAGTTTTTTTACTTGTTCAAATTCTTTTGGGTAGGCGAACTCAAAAGAATAATCTTCGAGCTCTCCTTGAATTCGTCCGATACCAAGGCGGTTCGCAATTGGCGCATATATTTCAAGTGTCTCTAGTGCTATGCGCTTTCTTTTTGCCTCAGGTACATGTCTCAAGGTGCTCACGTTATGAAGGCGGTCTGCAAGTTTAATAACGATAACGCGTGCGTCTTGGCCAGTGGCGATGAAGAATTTACGCAAACTTTCTACGTGACGCTCAAGACCGCGATACTTAAGCTTTCCGAGTTTGGTGACTCCTTTTACGAGGAAGGAAATTTCGGGACCGAACTCTTTTAATATTTCTTCGTCTGAGATGTTTGAGTCCTCAACGGTGTCGTGAAGAAGTCCGGCGGCAATAGTTTTGGCGTCCATGTGTAGACGGGCCAAATTCTTAGCAACCTCAACAACGTGAGATTCAAAATATGGCTCACCTGAAAAACGTTTTTGATCCCCATGTGCTTTTTTTGCAAACGAATAAGCCCTTTCGACAAGAGCTTCATTTTCTTTAGTTTTCTTGACCATCAGGTCGGTAATATCTTTCGCAGAGACCATTAAATCAATACTAGAACTTAACTTGGCTTTCTGCAAATAGTATTTTTACTTTCCCTTTTTAAAAACACGATAAAATTCTGCTGAATTTTTCTATACTCGCGCTCGTCGCGCTCCGTAATGTTTTTAAAAAGGAAAAATTGGGGTTTAGATAAAAGAGGCTATTTACTCGATTTTTTTCTTACCGATTTTATGTGGATTGTGATTTGGACAAACTTTACTAGAACAGCGTTCGGGGATGGTCTTTGTGCCCTCCATCATGAGGGAGTCGCAAAGTTTACAAAGTTTTCCAGTTGGGCGCGCCTTGATAGCGTTTTTACAAGAAGGATAATCTGAGCAGGAAAAGAAAACACCAAAGCGCCCACGCCTTTCAACCATTTCACCTTTCTTACAAGCAGGGCAGGTAACACCAGTTTTACCTTTGGCCTCCTCCTCGGCACTCTTTTTAATAAACTTACATTTAGGATAGTTTGCACAGGCAATAAATTTTCCATAACGCCCTTCGCGTTCAATCAATTTTCCTTTTAGACACAAAGGGCAATCCTCGCCAGTTTCTTTTGGTCCTTCTAGTTCTGTTCCGTCTAGTTTTCTTGCACCGACACAATCGGGAAATTTGGAACAAGAAAGGAATTTGCCACTGCGGCTTAGTTTGATGACCATCGAGCTGTCACATTTTGGACAGCGGATATTTTCATCAGCTTCGCCGAGGTTTGTTAGCTTGGCGATTTTGTCTTTTGATTTAACGTCTTTAGAGAAAGGCTTGTAGAAATCGCGCAAAGTTTTTTCATAGTCTCTTTTGCCTTCGGCGATTTGGTCGAGCTTATCTTCCATTTCGGCGGTAAACGAGTCGCTAATATAATTTTCAAAATTTTGCTCAAGGAAACTACTAACAACCTCGCCAACATCTGTACCACGAAGAGAGCGCCCTTCTTTTTCCACGTACTCACGCTCCAAAATTGTTTTTATAATCGCAGCATAAGTTGAAGGCCGGCCGATACCGCGTTTTTCAAGTTCTTTAATAAGACCAGCTTCTGTGTAGCGATTTGGTGGTTCAGTTTGCTTTCCTTCTTCTTCAAGTGAAACAAGTGTTAATGTTTCGCCAACTTCAGTCAAAGGTAATTCAACATCATCTTCCCGTGAATCTTTGTCTGCCTCTAGCCAACCTAAAAATAGGATTCTGTGACCAGTCGCAGTGAAGTCTGGAATCTCACCATCCTTTATGTTTGCTGTTATTTTTGTACGCAACATTGTTGCGTCGGCCATTTGAGATGCGACAGTGCGTTGCCAAATTAAGCGATAAAGCTTTTTCTCAGCATCGTTTGAGCCACGTTCTTCAAACGAAGCGTTTGTTGGACGGATTGCCTCGTGTGCCTCTTGGGCGCTTTTACTCTTAGTCTTAAAAACACGAGGTACAACATATTTTTCTCCAAATCTTTTACCAACCATAGTAATGATTTGCTCCTGCGCTTCCTTGGAGAGGTTTGGGCTATCTGTACGCATGTAGGTAATATGTCCAGCTTCATATAGGCGTTGTGCGAGCGACATCGTTCTTGATGGAGCAAGACCAAGACGTGAACTTGCGGCCTGCTGAAGAGTCGAAGTGATGAATGGTGGGCGAGGAGCTCGCGAAGTTTCGCTTTCATCAAGTTTTTTAACAAACCATTCACCTTTCTTACCTAAGGTAAGAATTTTTTTAACTTCCTTTTCGTCGCGCGGTTCTTCGACGCAAGTAAGCAGAAGTGGAGATTTCTTTTTTGTTTTTGTTTCAGCTCTTATAACCCAATATTGCTCAGGGATAAAAGCACGGATTTCACGCTCTCGCTCAATCACGATTCGTAGTGCTGGTGATTGCACGCGTCCAGCCGAAAGACCGTAACGAACTTTTTTCCAAATAAGACCAGAGAGATCGTATCCGAAAAGTCTGTCCAAAACTCGACGTGCTTCTTGAGCCTTTCGTAAATCAGTATCAATATCACGTGGGTGCTTAAGCGCCTCCTTCACAGCACTTTCGGTAATCTCGTTGAAGACGATTCTTTTAATTGGAATTTTTTTCTTTAGAGATGGAAGTAATATTTCCTTCACGTGCCACGCGATAGCTTCTCCTTCACGATCCGGGTCGGATGCGAGAATTATTTCAGTTGATTTTTTAGCCTCTTCTTGAAGTTCTGCGACAACCTTTTCTTTTCCTTTAGAAATTTCATAACGTGGAACAAACCCGCCTTCAATATCAATGGCGGTTTTATTACTCTTTGGCAAATCGCGAACATGGCCAACGCTCGCCATAACAACGAATTCCTTTCCCACATATTTGGAAATTGTTTTCGATTTGGCGGGTGATTCAACTATAAGAAGTTTTGTCATTGCCATAACTTGTACAACATTAAATTTATTTTTGCAAATTTAGGGTTATTTCTGTTTTTAAAAACACACATAAAACTTTGCTAAGTTTTTGTTATGCTCGGCCCGGTCGGCCTGCGCAATGTTTTAAAAAACAGAAATGAGAGCACGAAGAAATCGGTTAAATAACAAAAAAACTCGCGCGAGGCGAGTTTTTTTGTTTCAAACCATAAAAAATTATGGCTTGTAGTCTACGATCAACGTAGGTGTGTCAGCACCGCTGAAGTCAGCACCGCTTCCTGTACAAGCAGTTCCCGCTGTTGCATCTGCGTCACTCGACAAAGCATCGTTTGTTCCTTCGAGTGTAGCTCCTAAGTGGTAGCTATCACAAGTTGAACCTGCTCCCAAACCAGCATATAGATACTGTGTTGGTGTAGAGGTCGATGTACTTGATGGGTCGACTGGAACATTTGCTAAGAAACCACCCGATACGAGTCCTGAAAGGGCTGTTGGGTATTGTTTGTTTGTATCGTAATAAAGAACAAGCGCAGTTCTAATGCTACCTAAGTCACCAACGCGCTTTGCGTCACGTGCCTTGGCGCGAGCTGAGTTTAAACTTGCCAAAACGATACTCGACAAAATTCCAATAATTGCGATCACAACTAATAATTCTACGAGCGTAAAGCCGCTCTCGCTTTTTCTTATTTTCATCATAACTCAATCAGTATAGCAAAGAAAAACAACAATAACGCAAGCGTTTTAGATTATCCTGTGGATTTCTCCAAATTGTTCCGAAATCAAGCCTTTAATTTCAAGTAGAGAAAGTACTGAATTGAGTTGGTGGACGGGAAGCTCTGCTTTTTTGACTAGCTCATCGCGTGAGAGAGGTTCGTTAAGTATTTCTAGAATATTTCTTTCGTCTGAAGAGCAATCTAGAAGTAGGGAATTATTTTGCGAAATATTTCTTTCTACAGAAAAACCAAGCGCCGAAAGTAAATCAGAACTTTCGGTGATTGGTGTTGCTCCTTCTTTGATTAAACGATTTGTCCCTTTTGAAGACGAAGAAAAAATACTTCCCGGAACGGAGTAAACTTCTTTGTTGTAGTCGAGAGCAAGTCGCGCTGTGATAAGTGAACCAGATTTTTCTGGTGTCTCGATGACAAGAGTTGCTTTTGAAATGCCAGCCATCAGACGATTCCTTTGTGGAAAAGACCAAGTGGTTGCTCGGAAGTCTGGTTCGTACTCAGAAATTAATGCTCCACCACTCTCTACAATCTCATCAGCAAGGCGCGCGTTTGTCGCAGGGTACAAAACTTTTCGTGAAAGCCCAGAGCCAGGGAAAGAAATTGTTTGCAGTTTCGCGTTGAGCGCTGAGCGGTGGGCAATAGCATCAATGCCGAGGGCGAGACCGGAAACAATAACAATAGGATAGCCACGCAGTCCATCAATAAGACGCTCACAAGCTTCTCTTCCATAAGAAGTATATTTCCGCGAACCAATGACAGTCAGAAATGTTTTTGAGTAGTCTGGAAGAGATCCTTCTATATATAGATGTTTGGGAGGCTGGGGAATCTCAAGTAAAGCCTCTGGGAATTCGTTTGGTAAAAGTTTTCTTACTGTCTGCATTTTTAAATAATATCACTAGTCTTATCTTGCCCGAAAGTATGACGGGGATTATACTGAATTTAAGTTTTCGGTTTTTGTATTTACCTAAAAGCTAATACCTAGAAGCTAAAAGCTATTTTCATGCTAGATATTAAATTCATTAAAGAAAACCCCGATCTAATCAGGGAAGCTTCTCGAAAAAAACTTATCAATTTTAATGTTGATGAGTTATTAGCTATTGAAGAAAAAAGACTTTCAGCGCTTTTGGCCGTTGAGGGTTTGCGTGCTGAACAAAACAGAGCAAGCGATGAGGTCGCGAGAGGGGCCGATCCTGTTACGCGCGAAAGGTTGGTTTCCGAGATGAAGCTTTTGAAAGAACAGCTCAAGCAAAGAGAGGAGGAGTTGAAGGAGATAATGTCCACATGGCAGGCGCTTATGCTTCAGGTTCCAAATGTTCCAGATATGTCCGTTCCAGATGGTTTGAGTGATGAAGACAATATGGAGGTCAAGAAATGGGGGAATATTCCAGAATTCAAATTTGAACCAAGAAATCACATAGACCTCATGCAACAAAATGGAATGGTTGATTTTGAGAGAGGTGTTAAGGTCGCCGGTTTCCGTGGATACTTTTTGAAAGGTGATGGCGCGCTTTTAGCTTTTGCAGTTTGGCAGTATGCGCAAAAGTTTTTCTTGAGTCGTGGCTTTATGCCGATTATTGCGCCGTCACTTGTTCGCCGAGAAGTTTTTCTTGGAACAGGATATATTCCACAGGGGGAAGAAGATTTGTATAAAACACAAGATGGAGATTTTTTGGCGGGAACAGCAGAGGTCGGTGTTATGGGGTATCACATGGATGAAATTATCGACAAAGAAGAATTCCCAAAAAAATATTTAGGATTTTCACCATGCTTTCGTAGGGAAGCAGGAAGTCACGGGAAAGATACAAAAGGTCTTATTCGAGTTCATGAATTTTATAAATGGGAACAAGTTGTTTTATGTGAAGCTAGTCACGAAGAATCTGCAAAGTGGCACGAGTGGCTCAATCGAAATACAGAAGAGTTTATTGAGTCGTTGAACATTCCATATCATACTGTCGCCAATTGTGGCGGTGACTTGGGTCTTGGGCAAGTAAAAAAATATGATATTGAGCTTTGGGTGCCGGGAGAAAATAAATACCGCGAGATAAGCTCTGCTTCTTATTTCCACGATTTCCAAACAAGAAGAATGAATATTCGCTACAAGGGTGATGATGGAAAACTCCGCTTCGCCCACTCGTTAAATAGCACGGCAATCCCAACGCCAAGAATTCTAGTCTCTATTATTGAGAACTTCCAAAACGAAGACGGTTCAATCACTGTTCCAGAAGCGCTACGTCCGTTTTTTGGTAAAGACGTTATCGACAATATTAATCGCTAAACTTCAATCTCTATGGACTTTGGGCTTCCGGTTCAAAAAAAAGCACCCACAGCCCGGGATCGTCGGCGCAAGGTGTTAATAAAAAAAGTATCAATAACGCTCGTATCGTTTTTGGTGTTTTTCGGTATTTTTTCTTATGTAATGAATTTTTCTCCGCTTCGCGTTGAAAAGGTTGTTATCTTCGGCACAAATATCGTGCCAGAGGGTGAGGTGGCGGAGGCGGTAAATACTCTGATTTCTGGTAAATATTTTTTTCTTATACCAAAGAATAATGTTTTCTTTTACCCCAAAGAGAGACTTAAGAATGATTTGCTAAGTAAGTTTAGTCGAATCGAGGCAGTGTATCCGGCGCTTGATAGAGGAAATATTTTGGTTATCACTGTCGCGGAACGTTCTCCGAAATATGTTTGGTGTGGCAAGGAAAACAGGAGAGATGTTTCTACCCACGAGGAGTGTTATTTTATGGATAAGGATGGTTATATCTTCATTAAGTCTCCAGATTTTTCCCCAAATGTTTTCTTTAGGATTTATGGTGAACTTGCCTCAACAACCGAACCGATAGGAGCAAGAGTTTTTTCTCCAGATGAATTTGTAAGAATTATGGATTTCAGGAGCGCTGTTTCAAGTATTGGTTTTAGTCTGAAGGCAGTTGTGTCTTTGAAAGATGGAGATTACGAGTTCGTTCTCAGTAATGGAGGAAAAATTCTTTTTAATTCAAAAAATGATTTTGATAAATCTGCCGACAACATTCGTCTAGCTGTTACCTCGGCTCCGCTTTTTGACGAATTAAAAGCAAAACCAAACCAGCTTCTATATATAGACGTGCGTTTTGGGAACAAGGTCTTCTATAAATTTGACGATTAGGTTAAATTCTCACCTCTTTTAATTTTTGCAATATTGTTGTAGCTTGTCGGTAGGCACAATTTATCTGGAGGGTTCCCATGAATAATAGTACGGCTTTTCGTTTTCCGATTGGGCTTGCTTACACGCTTTCGGTCGCCGTTGTTGAGGCGATACAGCACAAGCGTAGCTTTGTCGGCAAGAACGACCTCAAACGACTTCTTGAGTGGTACCAGAACGCAGCGTACCCCTGGAACGCCGCTTTGTTTTCGCGGGAAGGCACAACCGACGAAGGGCAGGCGCTCTATATTTTGATGAGGCATGTTCACTCGAAAAACGCAGTGAACGGTGTTCGTCAAAGGGTATCGCTCGTAGCTCGGGTTGCCGAGTTCATGAGCAGATTTCCGAGGAAAACTTACTCGCATCACGACTTCCACTTCGTACTCGATTTCTTCAACGATTTGTCCATCGAAATAATGAAGTACAGGCGTGATGTCGGACGGAGAAAGAGAAGGGCTCGGGCGGGGATGAAAATTGCGCACATCAAAAACAGGATGGCGCACGCGCGGATTTAGTCCGCAGATTACAAAGGGGCGCTTCGGCGCCCCTTTTTTGTATCCGACAGAAAAAAACAACTTATGCTAATATCGGGCAAATGAAAGGATTTTGGGGAAAGTTGAATAAGCCATTTTTTGTTTTGGCACCAATGGCCGATGTCACCGACGCGGCTTTTCGTCGTATCATCGCAAAGTATGGCAAACCAGATGTTTTTTGGACAGAGTTTGTTTCCGCTGATGGTTTGTGTAATCCAAAAGGGCGAGAGAAGCTTTTGATTGATTTGTCATACACAGAAGCGGAACGTCCGATTATTGCGCAAATTTTTTCTTCTAAACCAGACAATGTTCGCGAAGCCGCAAAACTAATTAAAGAATTGGGCTTTGATGGACTCGACATAAACATGGGTTGTCCAGATAGGACGATAGAAAAACAAGGCGCGGGTGCTTCGCTTATGAAGAATCCAAAACTCGCGCAAGAAATTATCCTCGCCGCGAAAGAAGGCGCAGGGGATATGCCAGTATCTGTCAAAACACGCCTTGGGTATAACAAAGATATTCTAGAAGAATGGCTCCCGGCTCTACTTGAGACTAAACCAGTCGCGATAACCGTGCATGCTCGCAACAGAAAAGAACTGTCGGATTTTCCAGCACGATGGGAAATGGTTGCGCGGGCGGTGGAGATTCGCAACGAACTAAAGAGCGATACTTTAATTCTTGGTAATGGCGACGTTAGAGATATTGCCGATGCGAAAAGAAAAGTAGAAGAAACTAGCGTTGATGGGGTGATGCTTGGACGAGCGATTTTTGGCAATCCATTTCTTTTTGGTAGCGACAAGAGAGAAGTATCAATAAAAGAGAGATTGGAAATAATGGTTGAACATACGAAACTTTTTGAGGAATTATTTAAAAACGAGAAAAATTTTGCCGTGATGAAAAAGCACTACAAAGCGTATGTTCACGGATTTGATGGAGCAAAAGAGCTCCGAGTTGAGTTGATGGAAACAAAAACAGCCAAAGAAGTTGAGGAACTTGTGAAGAAGTTTCTAGGTGGTAGGGGTGCGTAGAAACGTTGTAATAAATTTTTGAAGGAATAGAATTAAAGGAGCAGTACAAAACGTATAAAAAGAAAGGAGAGACGTATGAGCACGTCACTTGATGTAAAGTTCTTTGCAAAACTCGAGTGTCGTTTAGTGAAACCAGCTTGCTGTGTGGCTGTCGCTACAGTCATCAAGTCACAGTATGGTATCCACGACGACGTGGATGTTGTCTTGTGTCGCTTCAGGCGGAGAGAAGTGGCCAAATCATCTTTTCAAGAAGTGTTTGAGGTAATCCGCTTTTTACCGGAGGATAAAGAGCTAGCTCTCAAATTTTTTCCGCACGGACCACCATTTTTGAATAGTGGTCCAGCATGGAGAGAAACAACCGGATGGCTTGCCCATGTAGTGAATTCGGACAGACCAATTCGAGAACTTGAATTTGTGCGGATTGAAGAGTATCCCCAAAGGACTCTACCACCGCATTTTAGGGCGAGAGTTTTCTACAACGCTCCTGCCTTGCGTTGAGGCCCCAATTTTGTTTGTCGATCTAATCGGCTGACGGAGTTGGGGCTTTTGTTTACAGTTTTGATATCTTGTGGTAGCATTTTCCCGGGAATGTTCCCGTAAAACACAAGA includes these proteins:
- a CDS encoding RelA/SpoT family protein; this translates as MQKAKLSSSIDLMVSAKDITDLMVKKTKENEALVERAYSFAKKAHGDQKRFSGEPYFESHVVEVAKNLARLHMDAKTIAAGLLHDTVEDSNISDEEILKEFGPEISFLVKGVTKLGKLKYRGLERHVESLRKFFIATGQDARVIVIKLADRLHNVSTLRHVPEAKRKRIALETLEIYAPIANRLGIGRIQGELEDYSFEFAYPKEFEQVKKLLKERETAGELEAEKIKRSLRKELAENGVKSFKTDSRIKHLWSLYLKLKRHDMDMDKIYDLVALRIIVPSIEDCYRVLGIIHKKWRPLPGRIKDYIALPKPNGYQSIHTTVFSGDGGIIEIQIRTKEMHEEAEFGIASHLGYKEVGKKKSKPKEENVNKKLEWIQEITEWQKNVSKSGEFLEHLKMDFFKNRVFVFTPQGDVIELPEESSPIDFAYAIHSDVGNHVSGAKVNGKLVALNTKLKNADIVEISTKEGSKPSAKWLEFTKTAFARKQIKSHAQEGLADQFAKFLKGNK
- the topA gene encoding type I DNA topoisomerase, translated to MTKLLIVESPAKSKTISKYVGKEFVVMASVGHVRDLPKSNKTAIDIEGGFVPRYEISKGKEKVVAELQEEAKKSTEIILASDPDREGEAIAWHVKEILLPSLKKKIPIKRIVFNEITESAVKEALKHPRDIDTDLRKAQEARRVLDRLFGYDLSGLIWKKVRYGLSAGRVQSPALRIVIEREREIRAFIPEQYWVIRAETKTKKKSPLLLTCVEEPRDEKEVKKILTLGKKGEWFVKKLDESETSRAPRPPFITSTLQQAASSRLGLAPSRTMSLAQRLYEAGHITYMRTDSPNLSKEAQEQIITMVGKRFGEKYVVPRVFKTKSKSAQEAHEAIRPTNASFEERGSNDAEKKLYRLIWQRTVASQMADATMLRTKITANIKDGEIPDFTATGHRILFLGWLEADKDSREDDVELPLTEVGETLTLVSLEEEGKQTEPPNRYTEAGLIKELEKRGIGRPSTYAAIIKTILEREYVEKEGRSLRGTDVGEVVSSFLEQNFENYISDSFTAEMEDKLDQIAEGKRDYEKTLRDFYKPFSKDVKSKDKIAKLTNLGEADENIRCPKCDSSMVIKLSRSGKFLSCSKFPDCVGARKLDGTELEGPKETGEDCPLCLKGKLIEREGRYGKFIACANYPKCKFIKKSAEEEAKGKTGVTCPACKKGEMVERRGRFGVFFSCSDYPSCKNAIKARPTGKLCKLCDSLMMEGTKTIPERCSSKVCPNHNPHKIGKKKIE
- the dprA gene encoding DNA-processing protein DprA, with amino-acid sequence MQTVRKLLPNEFPEALLEIPQPPKHLYIEGSLPDYSKTFLTVIGSRKYTSYGREACERLIDGLRGYPIVIVSGLALGIDAIAHRSALNAKLQTISFPGSGLSRKVLYPATNARLADEIVESGGALISEYEPDFRATTWSFPQRNRLMAGISKATLVIETPEKSGSLITARLALDYNKEVYSVPGSIFSSSSKGTNRLIKEGATPITESSDLLSALGFSVERNISQNNSLLLDCSSDERNILEILNEPLSRDELVKKAELPVHQLNSVLSLLEIKGLISEQFGEIHRII
- the serS gene encoding serine--tRNA ligase gives rise to the protein MLDIKFIKENPDLIREASRKKLINFNVDELLAIEEKRLSALLAVEGLRAEQNRASDEVARGADPVTRERLVSEMKLLKEQLKQREEELKEIMSTWQALMLQVPNVPDMSVPDGLSDEDNMEVKKWGNIPEFKFEPRNHIDLMQQNGMVDFERGVKVAGFRGYFLKGDGALLAFAVWQYAQKFFLSRGFMPIIAPSLVRREVFLGTGYIPQGEEDLYKTQDGDFLAGTAEVGVMGYHMDEIIDKEEFPKKYLGFSPCFRREAGSHGKDTKGLIRVHEFYKWEQVVLCEASHEESAKWHEWLNRNTEEFIESLNIPYHTVANCGGDLGLGQVKKYDIELWVPGENKYREISSASYFHDFQTRRMNIRYKGDDGKLRFAHSLNSTAIPTPRILVSIIENFQNEDGSITVPEALRPFFGKDVIDNINR
- a CDS encoding tRNA-dihydrouridine synthase yields the protein MKGFWGKLNKPFFVLAPMADVTDAAFRRIIAKYGKPDVFWTEFVSADGLCNPKGREKLLIDLSYTEAERPIIAQIFSSKPDNVREAAKLIKELGFDGLDINMGCPDRTIEKQGAGASLMKNPKLAQEIILAAKEGAGDMPVSVKTRLGYNKDILEEWLPALLETKPVAITVHARNRKELSDFPARWEMVARAVEIRNELKSDTLILGNGDVRDIADAKRKVEETSVDGVMLGRAIFGNPFLFGSDKREVSIKERLEIMVEHTKLFEELFKNEKNFAVMKKHYKAYVHGFDGAKELRVELMETKTAKEVEELVKKFLGGRGA
- a CDS encoding prepilin-type N-terminal cleavage/methylation domain-containing protein, translating into MMKIRKSESGFTLVELLVVIAIIGILSSIVLASLNSARAKARDAKRVGDLGSIRTALVLYYDTNKQYPTALSGLVSGGFLANVPVDPSSTSTSTPTQYLYAGLGAGSTCDSYHLGATLEGTNDALSSDADATAGTACTGSGADFSGADTPTLIVDYKP